A region of Candidatus Palauibacter australiensis DNA encodes the following proteins:
- the miaB gene encoding tRNA (N6-isopentenyl adenosine(37)-C2)-methylthiotransferase MiaB, translated as MEGTKLERTKPERTKLVTLKTPGADRPRDPRPLGGRVYIETYGCQMNINDTELMEGLLVDEGFVSVDAPERADVILVNTCAIREHAERRVRGRIGELQRHRKRHAGLVLGVTGCMAQRLGPRLIEEAAGVDLVAGPDAYRALPALIGSIRANAIERGQTLLGLDAEENYEGVDSVRREGVSAWITVQRGCDHRCTFCIVPYVRGPEKNRTPEAVLAETRRAVEDGFTEVVLLGQTVNSYTSGDWNFATLLRAVSRVDGIRRVRFTSPHPNDVTPELLKVMAGEPTICRQLHLPVQSGSDRILKRMVRRYTSEGFLEKVEAARRDVPGIALSTDVIVGFPGETEADFEATLELMRGVRFDDAYLYKYSLREGTPATRFPAPDFVPDEVGSKRLECLIGEHRAIQREINESEVGSRREVLIERSARSPGDVLGRTEQNKVVAFPGDPCRIGTYAQVRLTGTTGATFMGQPC; from the coding sequence ATGGAAGGGACAAAGCTGGAAAGGACAAAGCCGGAAAGGACAAAGCTCGTCACCCTGAAGACGCCCGGCGCGGATCGGCCCCGCGACCCCCGTCCGCTCGGAGGGCGCGTCTACATCGAGACCTACGGGTGTCAGATGAACATCAACGACACCGAGTTGATGGAGGGGCTGCTCGTCGACGAGGGCTTCGTGAGCGTGGACGCGCCCGAGCGCGCCGATGTCATCCTCGTGAACACCTGCGCGATTCGCGAGCACGCGGAAAGGCGCGTCCGCGGCCGGATCGGCGAACTCCAACGCCACCGCAAGCGGCACGCCGGCCTCGTGCTGGGGGTGACGGGGTGCATGGCGCAGCGGCTGGGCCCGAGGCTCATCGAGGAGGCAGCGGGCGTGGACCTGGTGGCCGGGCCGGACGCCTACCGCGCTCTCCCGGCACTCATCGGTTCGATCCGGGCGAACGCGATCGAGCGCGGACAGACGCTGCTCGGACTCGACGCGGAAGAGAACTACGAGGGCGTGGACAGCGTGAGGCGGGAGGGCGTAAGCGCCTGGATCACGGTCCAGCGCGGCTGCGATCATCGCTGCACTTTCTGCATCGTCCCCTATGTGAGGGGACCCGAGAAGAACCGGACGCCCGAGGCGGTCCTCGCCGAAACCCGGCGCGCCGTGGAAGATGGGTTCACCGAAGTCGTGCTCCTCGGACAGACCGTGAACTCGTACACGTCCGGAGACTGGAACTTCGCGACGCTGCTGCGGGCCGTGAGCCGCGTGGACGGCATTCGCCGTGTCCGATTCACCTCCCCCCATCCCAACGATGTGACGCCGGAACTGCTCAAGGTAATGGCGGGGGAGCCGACGATCTGCCGCCAGCTCCACCTGCCCGTGCAGTCGGGCTCCGATCGCATCCTCAAGCGCATGGTCCGGCGCTACACGAGCGAGGGGTTCCTCGAGAAGGTCGAGGCCGCCCGCCGCGACGTGCCCGGCATCGCGCTCTCCACGGATGTGATCGTCGGCTTCCCGGGGGAGACGGAGGCGGATTTCGAGGCCACGCTGGAGCTGATGCGGGGGGTGCGGTTCGACGATGCGTATCTGTACAAGTACTCGCTGCGCGAAGGGACGCCGGCCACTCGCTTCCCGGCCCCGGATTTCGTGCCGGACGAGGTGGGCTCGAAGCGACTGGAATGCCTGATCGGCGAGCACCGCGCGATCCAGCGCGAGATCAACGAATCCGAGGTGGGTTCGCGGCGCGAGGTGCTGATCGAGCGCTCCGCGCGTTCGCCGGGCGACGTGCTCGGCAGGACGGAGCAGAACAAGGTCGTCGCCTTCCCCGGAGACCCCTGCCGGATCGGTACGTACGCGCAGGTGCGGCTCACGGGGACGACCGGCGCGACCTTCATGGGGCAGCCTTGCTGA
- a CDS encoding cytidine deaminase: protein MTETRVTAGAPLSWEDLAAYAREARERAYAPYSRFLVGAALEADDGRVFAGCNVENASYPVGTCAERVALGHAVVSGARAFSRIAIVTSGAAPAPPCGMCRQALAEFGRGLEVMSIGTNGESVVWRLRDLLPANFSLEQMAALGETGP, encoded by the coding sequence ATGACCGAGACTCGAGTGACAGCCGGAGCACCGCTCTCATGGGAAGACCTTGCCGCGTACGCGAGGGAGGCCCGCGAGCGCGCGTACGCTCCGTATTCCCGTTTCCTCGTCGGCGCCGCGCTCGAGGCCGATGACGGCCGGGTCTTCGCCGGGTGCAACGTGGAGAACGCCTCGTACCCCGTGGGGACGTGCGCGGAACGCGTCGCGCTCGGGCACGCCGTCGTTTCGGGGGCGCGCGCCTTCTCCCGCATCGCCATCGTGACGAGCGGCGCCGCCCCGGCCCCGCCGTGCGGCATGTGTCGCCAGGCGCTCGCCGAGTTCGGCCGGGGACTCGAGGTCATGAGCATCGGAACGAACGGCGAGTCCGTCGTCTGGCGGTTGCGGGATCTGCTGCCGGCGAATTTCTCGCTCGAGCAGATGGCCGCGCTGGGGGAGACGGGCCCGTGA
- the alr gene encoding alanine racemase codes for MTRRREDPPYRAWLEVDLAALSRNARRMAEHAAPARFVPMVKADAYGLGAIEVARALDRLEPYAFGVATPPEGAELRRGGIERRIIVFAPSATAEVSQLIEARLESAVLSLASFAKLDAGARAASTRIPAHLEIDTGMGRAGLPAAEAAAWAPEVASILSRGGVSLASVYTHFHSAGTDPDATSLQVTRLRRAASILEAVGVEVPFLHAANSDAVMTDPQYHLGLVRPGIYLYGGRRGTGSAGALADPESVARVRARVLEVRDLAPGSTVSYGATYTTRRGERLATVGMGYADGLPWRLSNRGQALIRGIRVPIRGGVCMDVTSVDVSGAPGVEAADVATFLGRDEGEEIALADFAETAGTIEYEVLTAIGRRLPRHYVGGRADAADGRR; via the coding sequence TTGACCCGCAGGCGCGAAGACCCCCCGTACCGAGCGTGGCTCGAGGTCGATCTGGCCGCGCTGTCGCGGAACGCCCGGCGCATGGCGGAACATGCGGCTCCCGCCCGCTTCGTCCCCATGGTCAAGGCGGACGCCTACGGTCTCGGCGCGATCGAGGTCGCCCGCGCTCTCGACCGCCTGGAGCCCTACGCCTTCGGGGTGGCGACGCCGCCGGAAGGCGCCGAACTCCGGCGGGGCGGGATCGAGCGCCGCATCATCGTCTTCGCCCCCTCGGCCACCGCCGAGGTCTCGCAACTCATCGAGGCGCGGCTTGAGAGCGCGGTGCTGAGTCTGGCGTCGTTTGCGAAACTCGACGCCGGTGCGCGGGCGGCGTCCACTCGGATCCCCGCCCATCTCGAGATCGACACGGGCATGGGTCGCGCGGGCCTCCCGGCGGCCGAGGCCGCCGCGTGGGCGCCCGAGGTCGCGTCGATCCTCTCGCGCGGCGGCGTCTCACTGGCGAGCGTCTACACGCATTTCCATTCCGCCGGAACGGATCCCGACGCGACATCCCTTCAAGTGACCCGCTTGCGGCGAGCCGCATCGATCCTGGAGGCGGTGGGCGTCGAGGTCCCCTTCCTCCACGCGGCGAACAGCGATGCGGTGATGACGGATCCGCAGTATCATCTGGGGCTCGTCAGGCCGGGGATCTACCTGTACGGGGGACGGCGGGGGACGGGCTCCGCGGGCGCGCTGGCGGACCCGGAAAGTGTGGCGCGGGTACGCGCGAGGGTGCTGGAAGTCCGTGACCTGGCGCCGGGCTCGACCGTCAGCTACGGAGCCACCTACACGACGAGGCGCGGCGAACGCCTCGCCACTGTGGGAATGGGGTACGCGGATGGGTTGCCGTGGCGGCTGTCGAACCGGGGACAGGCGCTCATCCGCGGCATCCGCGTGCCGATCCGTGGCGGTGTCTGCATGGACGTGACGTCAGTGGACGTTTCCGGCGCGCCGGGTGTCGAAGCTGCGGACGTGGCCACGTTCCTGGGCCGTGACGAAGGGGAGGAGATCGCGCTGGCGGACTTTGCGGAGACCGCCGGGACGATCGAATACGAAGTGCTGACGGCGATCGGACGCCGTCTGCCCCGACACTACGTGGGCGGGCGGGCCGACGCTGCCGATGGAAGACGATGA